In the Sinorhizobium arboris LMG 14919 genome, one interval contains:
- the tolC gene encoding outer membrane channel protein TolC codes for MVSIVRKAALWAAVSTSVLLAPHAVLAETIFGAMAKAYANNPDLNAARAGLRATDEGVPIAKAGYRPQISASATGTLSRVDAERTGTRDFHSGQVGISITQTIFDGFQTLNNVRAAESNVFSSRETLKANEIQILLSAAQSYANIARDQQIVSIRRQNLAFLREQLNAAQARLEVGEGTRTDVSQAEAELANAQSLLVAAIAQLKQSEAVYVQIVGAAPTGIRQPGPATKAMPRSLDQAVATGLRENPQILAAQYAVDSAGYEVKSAEGTMLPGVVLQGAVTRNTGNAGQGGLDNTTASVTARLEVPIYQGGAEYGQIRQAKEVLGQQRILVDSARASVQQTVVSAHAQLESALARIKASRSQISAANLALEGVIEERKVGQRTTLDVLDAQQDVLDAQESLAGAQRDSVVASYALLAAMGHLTVKSQGLQVAEYRAEEHYEAVKDKWFGLRTVDGR; via the coding sequence ATGGTGTCGATTGTCCGCAAAGCAGCCTTGTGGGCGGCTGTCTCGACCAGCGTGCTGCTCGCCCCCCACGCCGTTCTCGCGGAGACGATCTTCGGGGCAATGGCCAAGGCCTATGCGAACAACCCGGACCTCAATGCCGCTCGCGCCGGACTGCGCGCGACCGATGAAGGGGTTCCGATTGCGAAGGCCGGCTACCGGCCGCAGATTTCCGCATCCGCGACGGGGACGCTCTCGCGGGTCGATGCCGAACGGACGGGGACTCGCGACTTTCACTCAGGACAGGTCGGTATTTCCATCACGCAGACGATCTTCGATGGATTTCAGACGCTGAACAATGTGAGAGCGGCTGAGTCGAACGTGTTTTCGAGCCGCGAGACGCTGAAGGCCAACGAGATTCAGATCCTTCTTTCGGCGGCGCAATCCTATGCGAACATCGCCCGCGACCAGCAGATCGTTTCCATTCGCCGGCAGAACCTGGCCTTCCTTCGGGAGCAGCTGAACGCTGCGCAGGCCCGCCTCGAAGTGGGCGAGGGCACGCGGACGGATGTGAGCCAGGCGGAAGCCGAGCTCGCCAATGCACAGTCGCTCCTTGTCGCTGCAATCGCGCAGCTGAAGCAGAGCGAAGCGGTCTATGTGCAGATCGTCGGCGCAGCGCCGACCGGCATCAGACAGCCGGGACCGGCAACGAAGGCGATGCCGAGATCTCTCGACCAGGCCGTTGCGACGGGGCTGCGGGAGAATCCGCAAATCCTGGCGGCGCAATACGCGGTTGATTCGGCCGGGTATGAGGTGAAATCGGCGGAAGGCACGATGCTGCCGGGCGTCGTTCTCCAGGGCGCCGTCACCCGTAACACCGGCAATGCCGGTCAGGGAGGGCTCGACAACACGACGGCGAGCGTCACGGCTCGGCTCGAAGTTCCGATCTATCAGGGCGGCGCGGAATACGGCCAGATTCGCCAGGCCAAGGAAGTCCTGGGGCAGCAGCGCATCCTCGTCGACTCCGCCCGCGCCTCGGTGCAGCAGACCGTCGTGTCGGCGCATGCGCAGCTTGAGTCGGCGCTCGCCAGAATCAAGGCGAGCCGGTCGCAGATCTCCGCCGCAAACCTCGCTCTCGAGGGCGTGATCGAAGAGCGCAAAGTCGGTCAGCGTACCACGCTGGATGTGCTCGACGCGCAGCAGGACGTTCTGGATGCGCAGGAATCTCTGGCTGGAGCGCAGCGCGACTCCGTGGTTGCAAGCTACGCCTTGCTCGCCGCGATGGGCCATCTGACCGTCAAGAGCCAGGGCCTGCAGGTGGCCGAGTATCGCGCCGAGGAACATTACGAGGCCGTCAAGGACAAATGGTTCGGCCTGCGGACCGTCGACGGGCGCTGA
- a CDS encoding PopZ family protein yields MAQLNVAREPSMDEILASIRKIIESNEPGPAGASARQVFEDDAGDDIELSMDPEVEENAFGSVEDRLSSARTSPSAADTRASAPGSPSVPLSLADVAARVRAASERTAVHTVPREQTGGEEARSPADGPAMMSRIAAFPSTAVTATSDAAESSASRLSSSAEPTHFAEEAVHATASDEATAPESTPGTIVSPAVSRQVARAFDELAHAVENGPRRSFDEIAEAMLRPMLQEWLDDNLPTLVERLVREEIERVARGPRR; encoded by the coding sequence ATGGCGCAGCTCAACGTCGCACGTGAACCTTCGATGGATGAGATTCTGGCATCCATTCGCAAGATCATCGAGAGTAACGAGCCTGGTCCGGCCGGAGCCTCCGCGCGGCAGGTCTTCGAAGACGACGCCGGCGACGATATCGAACTGTCGATGGATCCAGAGGTTGAAGAGAACGCTTTCGGATCCGTCGAGGACCGGCTTTCGTCCGCCAGAACGTCACCGTCGGCGGCCGACACCCGTGCCAGCGCGCCGGGATCGCCGTCCGTGCCGCTTTCTCTTGCCGATGTCGCGGCACGGGTGAGGGCCGCTTCGGAGCGAACGGCGGTGCATACGGTGCCGAGAGAGCAAACAGGAGGCGAGGAAGCGCGGTCGCCGGCCGATGGCCCGGCGATGATGTCCCGCATCGCTGCGTTCCCGTCGACCGCGGTCACCGCGACGAGTGACGCCGCCGAGAGCTCCGCAAGCCGCCTTTCCTCCAGTGCCGAGCCGACCCATTTTGCCGAGGAAGCGGTGCATGCGACGGCCTCGGACGAGGCAACGGCGCCGGAAAGCACGCCCGGAACGATCGTTTCGCCCGCTGTCAGCCGCCAGGTGGCGCGCGCCTTCGACGAGCTGGCGCATGCCGTCGAGAACGGACCGCGGCGTTCCTTCGACGAGATCGCCGAGGCGATGCTGCGTCCGATGTTGCAGGAATGGCTGGATGACAACTTGCCGACATTGGTCGAAAGGCTGGTGCGCGAGGAAATCGAACGCGTGGCGCGCGGGCCCCGGCGCTAA